The Branchiostoma floridae strain S238N-H82 chromosome 8, Bfl_VNyyK, whole genome shotgun sequence genome has a segment encoding these proteins:
- the LOC118420624 gene encoding cysteine-rich motor neuron 1 protein-like, whose amino-acid sequence MNVTKHVSKCQHPNDAMTHKISEKQSGAHQTCRSDMTHDSVIERVVCKDVRHVREDKMIETHRILVLQHVRPLKASEPQYRFDIEEGKETSLTYEAEGEQVDDLEESSLRGGLEAKSPCKPVRCKMFCKYGFRTDKRGCEICECAKEGEGSCTDADGITRQNGDKWRPSFDEDWCNSCTCENGKEACMAVVCARPDCGNEVPVKKEGQCCPVCPVDEKPEKPGDIKEPTCSTKEGKTYKDGEMWEEADCTKCMCMEGEAVCTSVLCEVPDCGEGVEPITKEGDCCPTCPEVEKCTSDDGKEYVTGETWEQDGSCTTCRCEAGKPLCMTMMCDWPECEDGVEPVTEEGECCPSCPGAGEE is encoded by the exons ATGAACGTCACCAAGCACGTGTCCAAGTGCCAGCACCCCAATGACGCAATGACGCAC AAGATCTCTGAGAAGCAGTCCGGCGCTCACCAGACCTGCAGGTCCGACATGACGCACGACTCCGTGATCGAGCGCGTGGTCTGCAAGGACGTCCGTCACGTGCGCGAGGACAAGATGATCGAGACGCACCGCATCCTGGTCCTGCAGCACGTCCGGCCGCTGAAGGCCAGCGAGCCGCAGTACCGCTTCGACATCG AGGAGGGCAAGGAGACGTCCCTGACGTACGAGGCGGAGGGCGAGCAGGTGGATGATCTGGAGGAGAGCTCTCTCCGCGGCGGGCTGGAAG CTAAGAGCCCCTGCAAGCCTGTCCGCTGTAAGATGTTCTGCAAGTACGGCTTCAGGACCGACAAGCGCGGCTGTGAGATCTGCGAGTGCGCCAAGGAAG GTGAAGGCTCCTGCACCGATGCTGACGGCATCACCCGTCAGAACGGGGACAAGTGGAGGCCGTCCTTTGACGAGGACTGGTGTAACAGCTGTACCTGTGAGAACGGCAAGGAGGCGTGCATGGCCGTCGTCTGCGCCAGGCCCGACTGCGGCAACGAGGTGCCCGTCAAGAAGGAGGGCCAGTGCTGCCCCGTCTGTCCAG TTGATGAGAAGCCAGAGAAGCCCGGCGACATCAAAGAGCCCACCTGCAGCACCAAGGAGGGCAAGACTTACAAG GATGGCGAGATGTGGGAGGAGGCGGACTGTACCAAGTGCATGTGTATGGAGGGGGAGGCAGTGTGCACGTCCGTGCTGTGCGAGGTGCCTGACTGCGGGGAGGGCGTCGAGCCCATCACGAAGGAAGGGGACTGCTGCCCCACATGCCCTG AAGTGGAGAAGTGCACGAGCGATGACGGGAAGGAGTACGTGACCGGAGAGACCTGGGAGCAGGACGGCAGCTGCACTACATGCAG GTGCGAGGCCGGCAAGCCCCTGTGCATGACGATGATGTGCGACTGGCCGGAGTGTGAGGACGGTGTAGAGCCGGTGACGGAGGAGGGGGAGTGCTGCCCGTCATGCCCCGGGGCCGGTGAGGAGTAA
- the LOC118420625 gene encoding leukocyte elastase inhibitor-like (The sequence of the model RefSeq protein was modified relative to this genomic sequence to represent the inferred CDS: added 60 bases not found in genome assembly) — protein sequence MFVSPLSISTALAMTYLAAKGKTAEQMGKTMHFDDLSELTLHKTFAKLTETTSTNMTSYTLSMANRLFVQEDFDVLQTYIDGMKQHYGAEVGRVDFGDSKVASDMINNWVEEKTQQKIQDLISEDMLNDLTRLVLVNALYFKAKWDNEFNPFDTDDRPFFRTEEDSVDVPMMHRSGNHHILFDPEVGCSVLELPYKQRDLSMLVIVPTEKEGLRQVEDKITMDTLRGWRNALNNTFSLVYLPKFKLEYSVSLTDHLKQMGIEDLFDSRLADLSGLTGGRDLHVSEVVQKAFVEVNEKGSEAAAATGVVVRLLSADSWLETPPTIRADRPFLFLIRDNRNDSILFMGRVTDPTGGKE from the exons ATGTTCGTGTCTCCTCTGAGCATCTCCACGGCTCTGGCTATGACGTATCT TGAGCTGACCCTCCACAAGACGTTTGCTAAACTGACGGAGACCACGTCGACCAACATGACGTCATACACGCTGTCCATGGCAAACCGACTCTTCGTGCAGGAGGACTTTGACGTGCTGCAGACCTACATAGACGGCATGAAGCAACACTACGGGGCGGAAGTTGGCAGGGTCGACTTTGGAGACAGCAAG GTTGCCAGTGACATGATCAACAACTGGGTTGAGGAGAAGACCCAGCAGAAGATCCAGGACCTGATCAGTGAGGACATGCTGAACGACCTGACCAGGCTGGTCCTCGTCAACGCCCTGTACTTCAAGGCCAAGTGGGACAACGAGTTCAACCCCTTCGACACGGATGACCGTCCCTTCTTCAGGACGGAGGAGGACAGTGTGGATGTACCGATGATGCACAG AAGCGGAAATCACCACATCTTGTTCGACCCGGAG GTCGGCTGCAGTGTGCTGGAGTTACCGTACAAGCAGAGGGACCTGAGCATGCTGGTCATCGTGCCGACCGAGAAGGAGGGGCTGAGGCAGGTGGAGGACAAAATCACCATGGACACGCTCCGGGGATGGAGAAACGCCTTGAACAACACGTTT tcTCTGGTGTACCTGCCCAAGTTTAAGCTGGAGTACTCCGTGAGTCTGACGGACCACCTGAAGCAGATGGGAATAGAGGACCTGTTCGACTCCAGGCTGGCTGATCTGTCCGGACTGACCGGAGGCAGGGACTTACACGTGTCTGAGGTCGTGCAGAAGGCGTTTGTAGAG gtgaacgagAAAGGCAGCGAGGCGGCCGCGGCAACCGGTGTTGTGGTCCGGCTCTTGTCCGCCGACTCCTGGCTTGAAACTCCGCCCACAATCCGGGCCGACCGCCCCTTCCTCTTCCTCATCCGGGACAACCGCAACGACTCCATTCTCTTCATGGGCAGAGTCACTGACCCCACCGGGGGCAAGGAGTGA